The sequence AAGTACAATGTCcattagaataaataaataaaatcaaaaattttctttgttttcttagGGAACGTTTAGGCAAGCGTCCACTCAGCAAAAAGTTAAGAcatttgcacccaaaaaaaaagaaaaagaaaaaaaaaaagagatgataattaatataaaatttcgaatttttcttctttgctcGTCGTTACtgtaatttcaaaattttgttcttggaCCTCTTTGTTAATTTATCTCTACTCACACGCAGAGGCACACACATGAATACAAAGAACTTTTGGTTGATGAGTGATGAGGACACCACTAACAAACTCTAATGCTGATGCAATGGCATTTCATTGGAAGGCCAAAAAGTCCTATGCTGCAAGCCTGCAACAAATCATATCATGAATCGATCTATACATGTGAGCAAACCTAAATACATTTCTACACACATCCTGTTACGTACACACAAATTTGTGTGTAATAAAAACTTGAgcactcatcaaaaaaaaaaaaaaaaccttgagcAAAGCTAAATACACTTTTACACACATCCTGTTACGTACACACAAGTTTGTGTGTAATAAAAACTTGATTTCGGTCCAATTAATTACTTAATCGTAGTTTGAGCTCAATATTAAGCTCTTTAACTTGAGATCTAATAAAAGCATATTATTAACCCCAATTAAGCATATTATCAAGCTCATATCATTTGAACGTATGATCCCAATtctcaattaattaaaaacttagtaaaatattgatttatttttaagtttatattaaGCTTATTATCAAGTCTATAAGCTTATTATCCCATCAACTCAAAGCTATGTAATAAGTGATGGTTTAGTATAGGCAGTGATCCTCATAACGTAATACAGAAGgttagaatgatttttttttttttttggttgagaaaaagataagtaattttattgaactaaatCGAGAATACATTATCTAAATCACTAGGTAGTTCTTCTAATATAATTAGAATTGGTCTTAAAACAGTGATAAATACACACCAGATCTTATATTAATCACATAAGCCTTCCCTAAGAAATAGAGGTCGGAATACTCTCCAAGCCATAGTCTCAAAAATATTCCTTTTTATGAGGACAAAGTATTATTCAACTCCTTTGAAGTGTGAACCCCATCTTTCACCAGAAGTCAATGAACTCAACtcatatatgttttttaaaaacacacttttatattttgtacTCGTTCATTTGGAACTCTCTGACTCAGTCTCTCACATACTTCCAACAGTAAAGCTCTCATTTCATTCCCACctacttcaaaaaatatatattatatgattccCTTATAAGCTTGAAAGTATTCCTCATAACCTTCATTTATCCTTTACTACATGATCAAAGTGTAGCTCTAGCTTTAGAGGAACAACACAAGCTCAAATGAGTTCATCATCTCCAGCACTAAAGCCTGATGTAGCGCTTTCCCTAACTTTATCACCATCCCCAACTAAGCCCGCTCGCATTGAAGCCATAAATAAGTCTGAAGAAAGAGGTTTACGTCTGATTCAACTCCTCTTGAAATGTGCTAACCACACCTCATCTGGCAATCTCCACCGTGCCGATGCATGTCTCCTCCACATATCACCGCTTGCCTCAGCTACCGGTGATTCCATGCAACGGCTAGCGGCCCAGTTTGCTTACGCCTTAGCAAGCCGCCTTGTCAAGCGCTGGCCAGGCCTTTATAAGGCCCTAGCAAACCGTTCTCTACAACTATCTAATCATGAAATGGATCCATCTTGGGCCTTATTTTCACAGGCCTTTCCTTACCTTCGCTTTGCCTATGCCATCATAGCCCAAACCTTGGTCCGAGCCATGTCTGCGGAACGTGTAATTCACGTCGTGGATTTGGGCTCCGGCGATCCCAACTTTTGGGTCCCACTTATCCAAAGCTTTGCTCTTATGGCCCAGGCCCGTGAGCCTCCCCAGTTGAAGATTACTTGTGTAAATAACAACAAAGTTGTTCTAGAGAAGTTGGGCCTAAGGCTTGTTAAAGAGGCTGAAGGACTGGACATTCCCTTCCAATTCAACCCTGTAAATGTTAGTCTAAAAGAGCTGACCATAGACATGCTTAAGGTAAGGTCAGGAGAAGCATTGGCTTTTGTTTCAATACTAAATCTTCACGTCTTATTGGCAGAGGATGATCGAGTGGATGCACATTTTGGGCCCAACAAAGGTAACAAAGTTAAGGATTGTAAGCAAATGGGACAATTTTTAGCAATGGTTCGGTCAATGTCaccaaaattgtttttcttagtTGAGCAAGAAGCCGATCATAACTTAGATCGTTTAGTGGACAGGTTTCTTGAGGGTTTACACTATTATAGTGCCATGTTTGATTCATTGGATGTTAATTGTGGGTCACTTTCATGTGAGGAGAGACTTGCTGTAGAGAAAATGTTTGGAAGAGAAATTGTAGATGTTGTGGCGTGTGAAGGGTTGGAAAGGGAGGAGAGGCATGAGAGGTATGCAAGGTGGATTGTTAGGTTTGTTGGTGCTGGGTTCAAGCCTGCGCACATGTGGTGTGATGCTAAGCAGATTATTGAGGCCTATGGTAAGGATGGTTATAAAATTATGAATGATAAATCTAGTTTGATGATCTGTTGGCATGAACGGCCTCTTTATGCAGTGTCTGCATGGATTAGTTAAgctatttttcatttaattgtttttactttGTGAGTTATGTGAAAGCAAACTTGTAATTATTCAATCAAAGAGGTTTTGCTTTGTACAAATAGAATTGTTATTGTCTCATTTACTTTTACCATTAAAATTTACTGACTTTAACTCAATAGGGCAATTGTCTTTTAGATTAGGGCCGTAATTAGGTAAGTCAAGTCGAGCCAAGTTGAATATTAAAAGTTTGGACTTGTTCATTTAGTATTATTTTGAACACAGGTCGAGTTTAAGTTGATTACCAAATAAGATTATGTTTAAGTTTAgttcattttcttgttgaacaatCTGAAGTTTATTCACGAGTTACTTAATActtattaatttattcttttccCATGTACAGTAAAACcattactaaaattttttatcttttcacaAATCTATGAATGTTTACTACAATAGACTGTTTATATTATTAACAAACTACCTACACAGTTCCAATAAGACCAATCCATCTCTAGTAaacaataatttgatatcatatgaacatatatacaaatttatacAATCCAATCtcaagtttatataaatatatgtttagactagtatacatataaaaatataatactatatataatcaAATCAAGCCTCATGTTTACAAATTTGTTCACTAACTCATTATTAATGGTTGAGCCTAAATTAGGGCATGAGCTTGACTTGTTTgctaaacaaatgaacataaacaGGCATTTTTCTTAAGCTAAGCCTAAACTGTTTGGTTTATTTGCAGTCTTATTTTGAGTTTGAAATTAATGTGGCCAAGTAggaacctctctctctcaaaatagGGAGGGTCAACAAAACTACCTTATGAATATGAGTAATGCTagaaggacaaaaaaaatttgcaaatttttttacaaattactgatatggtaaataattaaatgaaaaaataatattaatagtgGGTCTAgatgaaaattaataagaagCTAGCcatatcaacagtttgtaaaaatattgtaaaatagtttgtggtcGTAGCATTACTCCTGCCTTAcacttatttttatcttttttttagtatctttttaataaaaataatatttgcctATTTGGCTTAGATTCTTACCATCATTTGATGTCTTTCGATATAAATAATGAATaacatcatgaatttaattaattgataaTGAGTACATAATTATTTTACCAATAAAAGTGACGAGACCATAAGTGTGAGTccataagtgtttttttttttttttttttgagaaggtgaGTCCATAAGTGTTATTATCACGCGTTTTCCCTAAAATTAATGGGTTTTGGTCCTTTTGGAGCACGCCATCATTTAGTTATGCATCATTATTGTTTGTGGATTCTCATAGAAGTACATCTATAGATTTGCCACTCGCTTGCAATTTCAATTAAGGCATAATTGATGTTAAAAAACGGGCCTAATAAATAATTAGCCCACAAGTCCAAAACAAATCCTCCATGCATCTCACATTAGTAAATGGAAAATCAAGACCAACAAATTCTAGCATGCACCGATTCAATAGTTATTATTtgtctgtatatattaagaagattcagaaagttagttattacctttttttcctgtaaaaaatactcctaaattaattatccaacaacttaaaaatgtggttaaaataataaattgacaaaagaaagttagttattgttttttttcctgtcaaaaatacccttacctaaaacttaaaaatggggttaaatagtaaattgacaaaaataataaattcctatTTTTACGTTAAAATGTTTTCCTATTCCTAATAAACTCCTACTTATATGTTGATTTAAATTCCTATTTCTGCTCactaactccctacaaaataggatcactcttttattagttttaaaactcctctaatctacaaaactcacctcacgtatttttttttttttttaatttcatcacGATGTAAAGTAATCTTTATCCAAAAAGTAGAAGACTCCTACTATAAAACCAATACTATAACTTTTATCCATTCTTATCATCCCAACATTCCCACTAAAAAGCAGTTACTACTATGTAATTTCTCaagcttttatttttgtttttaactttctCACTCACGATCTCCTTATTATCACTAACCTCCACGTTTGTTAGTcagttttatatttatcttatatttgtAAAGACCAAGTTTCATTCTCATCAATctcatgtttctttttctttgtaaattttttttttttttgacaatttgttCAATTTGTGCTTTTCAaggcttattttttaaaattaagtcaAACTTTAGCAACTAATTGATGACTTCAATGGATTTgatgttagggacatattttacGAGGTCTGGAATTGAGATTGACAAATGCAATCAAGACTTAAACTATTCGTTAAGCAAATAggtatttttcaaaattcttggTAGTATTGATTTATACATTTGTGGGGGAAATATTTTCTTCATCAcacccttagtttttttttttttttttttttttttttttggtgatggaaaaaaataaaattttttaattatagtaaatacaaattattaattttttctcaaaaattagAACCTCTACGTGAGTGCGTGCTCAGAGTAGTTACTGCTACTTATTAGggtttaagaaataaaaaaaatcctcataGGGTTTCAAATCAATTCAACACAACTAGCCGTCTAACCCGATATAATGTGCTAAAGTCACACAGAGATACATACCTCTCTTTGTTGCACGAGCTCTCTCAAACTCTCCCAACTGCAAAAACCTTAAAAACTCCCCCAATAAGAttcatttgtattataaataagTCTTtggcttctctctctctctctctctaaagtcTTGGCTGTAGATATATAGTAATAAGCAAAGGACAAGGTacgaggagaagaagaagaaggatatgCATGAAACTGGAGGAGGGGGAGGAGGAACAATGTCGGCGGATCCCCAAGATTATACTATCATCAAGGAGGGAGAGGCTGAGATTCTCATGCGCAAAAATGAGGTCTTTTACAATCCCAGCCAGGTGccttaatcttcttcttcttcttctgcaattttatggtttttctgtTATGTTTTGTTGaaaagatgaaattttttttaatgggttttgtgttttggatGGGATTCTGACTTGGGACTTTGATGGATCCTTGTTAGTACTTGAAGATatatgtttggttttttttttttttttttttttttttttttttttttttttgatggggtTCTGGTGTTGAAACGTTTGATTGTTAGTAGAATATAAATTGAAGTCCAATTGATTATTCACTGAGGTTTTTGGGTGTTATATAATTAGCAAAGAGAACCTTTTGATTTGCTTATGATTGAGATTATAAATGTTCTGGAATTGAGCAGAAATTCAGTATGTGACAGATTTTGTGTGTACGTTGCCTTTTTCATTTGACATTGGAAAAAATTTACATGCGTTAATGAGCTATAACTCAACTCGCACTTCCTTCTCCCAAAAGAATGGGTTGGAGGGTGATGTATTGGGTTCAAGACCTTAGTTGCATGTTAGTTTAAAAAGGTACTACCTTGTGCACAAAGCTCCCACTTTTGCTGGAATGTAAGTGGTGATTGGTGGGCAGCCTAGCCCccaattattttttgaagagACGGATTCCTATTCATGTGTAGTTCCTCctccccacaccccccccccaaaaaaaaagaaaaaagaaaaaaaggaaataatctAAATGCAATAAGCTACAATTGACTTGTTTTGAGCTTTCTTAATGTGGCAATTAGTGAATTGAGGTGGAGATTATAGCAGGTGAGGATTTTAGAGTACCATGGGAAGATAAGATTAGATAAGTTTTGCTATTCATGCATCGTGCCATTCTCTAAAATGTGACCTGGGATGATACCTTCAGAGTTCAAACTTTTCTAAACAACAAAATTTGATCTTCAAACTTTGTTCTATTATATTGATAATATTTTGGAAGATGCGACATGGTATGGGTAATTTTTGGCGGTTATAGCTAATTGTTGGTTGTAATTACCTTCTGTTACCCGCTTTGTGGTTTTCTTCCACACGTGAAGGCTTCTAATTGTTTCAATATGTAATACTCAGGTTGACAACAGAGACATGTCTATTGCTGTCTTGAGGACATTTATATCCAAACGCAAACAGGAGCATGAAGCATATTTGTTGAAAAGAACGAAAGCAGCAACAAAGGCTTCTGAGAAGGATTCCTCTGAACCTGCTGGAGAAGCAGCTGATGAATCTCTCACGAATGATGAAGAAGCTAATAGAGAATGTGAAGTGTCTGAAGAGGTACATCAGGATGAACCATGTAGCATTTCAAAAGAATTGGTCAAGACCCTTGAGGGAAAAGGACGTGGAGAACTGAAGCCAGCAAGAGTTCTTGAGGTGTTTCTATAATCTTCTGTTATTAATTTAagttaacattttttaataacattCGTTTGTTCCAGTTTGAAAAGTTTGTTAGGAATATTTGAatctttaatattattaaataatttgtgATTTCCTTTTGAATGTACAGGCCTTGGCAGCTTCTGGGTTGAGATCTCTAAGATATGCTCGTGAAATAGAAGGGATAGGCCAAGTTGTGGCAGTAGACAATGATAAAGGTTGCTATTTATATTTCAGTATATGACTTTTTgtacttatcccaaaaaaagtTACTTCATTTTGTAAGGCTTACTTTTCTGGAGATACATGTACACACTTGTCCAAGAAAACTAGATACATGTTTGTAGAACAAACATTTGTGTGTATATTGCAGATATGTGTTCCTGCCTCCCTTTCCACTAATAATTGTGTTGCTTCACAATTACCCAATGCCTATAAACCCAGAAGTCTCTGGCTCGACTCTTGTTGAGGCATTTCACGATTTATTCAATGCCTGCTCAGTGGGGGTGTGTAGGCATCTGGGGTTTGCCCCTCAGTGGTGGTCCCACTGACCCATACCTTGAGGGGGTTCCTtgtcatcccaaaaaaaaaaaaaattaaataaattcacCCTCCGCTCCAG is a genomic window of Quercus lobata isolate SW786 chromosome 2, ValleyOak3.0 Primary Assembly, whole genome shotgun sequence containing:
- the LOC115968614 gene encoding scarecrow-like protein 3, giving the protein MSSSSPALKPDVALSLTLSPSPTKPARIEAINKSEERGLRLIQLLLKCANHTSSGNLHRADACLLHISPLASATGDSMQRLAAQFAYALASRLVKRWPGLYKALANRSLQLSNHEMDPSWALFSQAFPYLRFAYAIIAQTLVRAMSAERVIHVVDLGSGDPNFWVPLIQSFALMAQAREPPQLKITCVNNNKVVLEKLGLRLVKEAEGLDIPFQFNPVNVSLKELTIDMLKVRSGEALAFVSILNLHVLLAEDDRVDAHFGPNKGNKVKDCKQMGQFLAMVRSMSPKLFFLVEQEADHNLDRLVDRFLEGLHYYSAMFDSLDVNCGSLSCEERLAVEKMFGREIVDVVACEGLEREERHERYARWIVRFVGAGFKPAHMWCDAKQIIEAYGKDGYKIMNDKSSLMICWHERPLYAVSAWIS